A DNA window from Macrobrachium rosenbergii isolate ZJJX-2024 chromosome 41, ASM4041242v1, whole genome shotgun sequence contains the following coding sequences:
- the LOC136827211 gene encoding uncharacterized protein, with protein sequence MVDRSRRWSEATLVKDASSAACASAFLSSWVSRFGVPDHITSHRGTTFTLQLWISLNCPLGTQLHHTSGYHPESNGIFKRFHCTLKAALMSHCNSLTWYPQLPWVLLGLRTTPKGSLDLTAAEMVYAAPLVIPCEFFTDNNTSPDIVRLHTIVGKFAPTCPSHKPNDKTCIPKDQHITTLVFIRTNAV encoded by the coding sequence ATGGTCGACCGCTCGAGAAGATGGTCTGAAGCCACCCTTGTGAAGGATGCATCATCAGCAGCATGTGCCAGCGCTTTCCTCTCATCATGGGTGTCCAGATTTGGCGTACCTGATCATATCACCTCTCACAGAGGCACTACCTTCACGTTGCAGCTCTGGATATCCCTAAACTGCCCCCTTGGTACCCAGTTGCATCACACATCTGGCTACCATCCCGAATCTAATGGCATATTCAAGAGGTTTCACTGCACCTTGAAAGCAGCCCTGATGTCTCACTGCAACTCCTTGACCTGGTACCCGCAGCTtccatgggtcctcctcggccTTCGTACCACACCTAAAGGGAGCCTTGACCTGACAGCAGCCGAGATGGTGTATGCCGCTCCACTCGTGATACCTTGTGAATTCTTCACCGACAATAACACCTCACCCGACATCGTCAGGCTCCATACCATTGTTGGAAAATTTGCCCCCACCTGCCCATCTCATAAGCCAAATGACAAGACCTGTATCCCCAAGGATCAACATATTACAACACTTGTATTCATTAGAACCAACGCCGTTTGA